One Panicum virgatum strain AP13 chromosome 3N, P.virgatum_v5, whole genome shotgun sequence DNA segment encodes these proteins:
- the LOC120665311 gene encoding uncharacterized acetyltransferase At3g50280-like produces the protein MPIYNVLTPHRASPPHTAIAADKRGPRMAPPVPAENGMARKDALAPAISVVSKQTVRPAAGASAVGDLRLSVSDMPMLSCHYIQKGLFFPPPGVAMGPLVSSLAAALSRALGVFPALAGRLVTLDDGSIVIRCGGDGAAVEFCHAVAPALSLGDFLVPGADVPTRLTNALFPMDRTVSYGSHARPLTSFQLTVLRDGAVFVGFVANHAIVDGTSFWHFFNTWAGLCRGAPVREPDFRRNFFGESTAVLRFPGGGGPAVTFDADAPLRERILHFSAAAIRELKATANRWKGTGQDSEVNGKATHDSKVQGGRGQISSFQSLCAHIWRAVTRARRLLAADKMTTFRMAVNCRHRLHPPISPLYFGNAIQSVATTATVAELASNDLGWAAAKLHATVAAHEDGAIRRAAAEWEAAPRCFPLGNPDGAALTMGSSPRFPMYDGNDFGWGRALAVRSGRANKFDGKMSAFPGQAGDGSVDVEVCLAPDTMACLLRDEAFLQFVSTPAP, from the coding sequence ATGCCTATATATAATGTCCTCACTCCGCACCGTGCATCACCACCACACACCGCAATCGCTGCAGATAAGCGCGGTCCGAGGATGGCTCCACCGGTACCCGCCGAGAACGGGATGGCTCGCAAGGACGCCCTGGCGCCGGCGATCTCCGTCGTCTCGAAGCAGACGgttcggccggccgccggcgcctcggCGGTCGGGGACCTCAGGCTCTCGGTCTCGGACATGCCCATGCTGTCGTGCCACTACATCCAGAAGGGGCTCTTCTTCCCGCCTCCCGGCGTGGCGATGGGCCCGCTGGTGTCGtcgctcgcggcggcgctctcCCGCGCGCTCGGCGTCTTCCCTGCCCTCGCCGGCCGGCTCGTCACGCTCGACGACGGCAGCATCGTGAtccggtgcggcggcgacggcgcggccgtCGAGTTCTGCCACGCGGTCGCGCCGGCTCTGTCGCTCGGCGACTTCCTCGTGCCAGGCGCCGACGTGCCCACCAGGCTCACGAACGCCCTGttccccatggaccggacggtgaGCTACGGCAGCCACGCCCGCCCGCTCACGTCGTTCCAGCTCACCGTGCTCCGCGACGGCGCCGTGTTCGTCGGCTTCGTCGCCAACCACGCCATCGTGGACGGCACCTCCTTCTGGCACTTCTTCAACACGTGGGCGGGGCTGTGCCGCGGCGCGCCGGTCCGCGAGCCGGACTTCCGCCGCAACTTCTTTGGCGAGTCCACCGCCGTCCTGCGCTtccccggcggcgggggcccgGCCGTGACGTTCGACGCCGATGCGCCCCTCCGCGAGCGGATCCTCCACTTCAGTGCCGCCGCGATCCGCGAGCTGAAGGCGACGGCCAACCGCTGGAAAGGAACAGGTCAAGACTCCGAGGTTAACGGCAAGGCCACGCATGACTCCAAGGTTCAGGGTGGCCGCGGCCAAATCTCGTCGTTCCAGTCGTTGTGCGCGCACATATGGAGGGCGGtgacgcgcgcgcgccggctgTTGGCTGCCGACAAGATGACGACGTTCCGCATGGCCGTGAACTGCCGCCACCGTCTGCACCCGCCGATCTCCCCGCTCTACTTCGGCAACGCCATCCAGAGCGTGGCCACGACGGCGACCGTGGCCGAGCTGGCGTCCAACGACCTGGGCTGGGCGGCGGCCAAGCTGCACGCCACCGTGGCGGCGCACGAGGACGGCGCGAtccggcgcgccgcggcggagtGGGAGGCCGCGCCGCGGTGCTTCCCGCTGGGCAACCCCGACGGCGCGGCGCTCACGATGGGGAGCTCGCCCCGGTTCCCCATGTACGACGGGAACGACTTCGGGTGgggccgcgcgctcgccgtACGGAGCGGCCGCGCGAACAAATTCGACGGCAAGATGTCGGCGTTCCCGGGCCAGGCTGGGGATGGAAGCGTCGACGTGGAGGTGTGCCTCGCGCCGGACACCATGGCTTGCCTCCTCCGCGACGAGGCGTTCTTGCAGTTTGTGTCCACCCCTGCACCGTGA